ACTTTCTGGCACTCTGACATCCGATTCCCTGTTACGATCTGACAACTTGCTTCGCACCCCTGCAGAGCAAACGGTGTGGCAGGTTCATGGTGGCCAAGCTGCTCCTATAGGTCGGGTCAGCCATAAGGTCTGAGCAattctgaaaatattcactgtaCAGACGTGATGcacattttcaaacagaaaAAGCTGAATCtcttcttaagatatcatagacttagtGAGACTCTGTGATTCGTGCCTGCAGGGAAGTGCTCACCACTGCCTGTGTCAGTACCTCCTCCCACACTTCAGATAATGATTGTGAATATGGTGGGGGAGTTCTACATGCACTTGTCTtatcaacacaataaaaaaccCCATTTGAACACAGCACATTATACACAGGAGCCTATAATTCAAATCCAACAGACAGACATGCCAccaaaacagcaacacacaacacatcatcTTCTGGGAACATCCAAGGTCAGCTTATTTTAGAATGGTTATTACAAATCCATGCATCTGAGACAATTAAATCTGAAGCCTGCTGTTGTGAACTCGGTCCCCATAACGTCCCCATCCACCACAGCAATGTGTGTCTGCCACCTTGAGGCAGATACAGGTCACTGCATGGAGTTGAGATAATGGAATGGGAAATGACATGAACTGCTTATGAAGGAAGTTTGAACAAATTTCCCTCTTTGACATCCTGTCCAGCATGTGACGCTGTTTGTTTCTCAGCAAACTTGGTCTTGTCTCATTTTATGACCTTGATCTTAAACCACTCCCTTTTTGCCCTCTCCTTACAAACTTACACTTGGTTTGCATTATCACACAGAGGGACCACAAAGTGCTATTTTAAGCTTAATTACCAGCGGTAGAGTGGCCAGGATGTCCCATAGTTTGGCTTCTCTTTTATTCTGTCCCCCTTGGCCAGGTGTCCTTCCACAGCTGGGAGTGTTACTTAATTAGAGGGGACCATTGACCATATAGAGACATTCTGTAGAGTAGAGGTAGTGGGTTGTGTGGGGGGCCTTAAAATGAGCAAAGACATGGTGGCTATTTTGCAACAAGTTTCTGTGGTTTAACAAAGCAGTTCATTTGACAATTTTGCCTTTTCTCATGTGTCGGTCTGAACTCAAGCTCCCTCATGTGGCTCAACGATGTACTGCAGATACGCATCTTTagtaaaaggctggaaaagtCCTGTAAATTCAACTCATTTGTGGGACGCCATCCAGTCTCACTCAAAGATTCTGACTATTACCAACTTAGTtgtaaactttatttatgatgAGCATGATTCaagtaatatacagtaaattgtCCACTGGATTGCACCGTAAGAGGACGTGTAGGCTCGTTGTGTTAGAATTTAAATGTTGTATCAGTGATGACACATTAGAGGACGTCCACACGGGCAAACGACTGGTCTGTGCCTAGACTGTTCTCCACGAACACCTCGTACTTTCCGGCGTCAGACGACTTCGCATTTTTGATCGTCAGGATTGTGTTGGTGTCTCCAACATCAAAGAACACCCTGAAAGACAAAGCAGCACATCATATAAATGAAGATGGAGAtgatctataatataatatttgtacatatatgtatataaatatgtgtatatatatatatatatataaaatatttatatatataaatgtgtgtgtgtggatatgacTGAATTTCCTCTGATAGAGCTCACCTGTCATCTTCTTCAATATCATCTCCATCTTTGAGCCAGGCGACATCTGGTGGAGGTTCTCCACTTATCTCAGCCTTGAGCACAACTGTTGTCCCCCTCTTGCCCTTGACGTTATTTGGCCCTTTGGAAACCTTAGCAGGGACTGTGAGAATGATTAAGGTGAGTTCTCTGTCAGCGATATGATTTATAAAATACTCAAAATAGAAGGAAGATTTGGAACTAAATTTACTGCAGTGACCTGAAAATAAAGTGTGAAAagtaatcattttatatcagcaATCGAGATTTTTAAATGGGTTATTGACAAACGCCAAACAACTGGTTCTGTCTCAAGGTAAAAGAAGCACATTTCTCACATGTTAGAACTATTTTGCATGTagttttatgaaataaaataatctctAATAACGTGTACACACCCTCCACTAGAATACAAGCAGATCCCGATGTCTGTCCAAAAGGATTCTTAATGGTCACCGTGTATTTCCCCAGATCGGCCAGAACCCCATCTCGCACCACAAGGGCCACAAAATCTGGGTCTTCAAACACGTAGCGGTACTTGGGACCATCCTTCAGTTCTTTGCCGTCCTTGTACCAGACGATGAAAGGATCGGGGAATGCACTAACTCTACACTCCAGCTTTGCGGCGCTCCCCTCAACGAGGACCACATCTTTGAGCTCCTGCAGGATCTTTGGAGGCCCTTTCTCCCGCAGCTCTTTCCGTGACCTATGTGGGAAACACAATGATATATCAAGTCAAAAAGTACCGACGACACACAACAAACGGTACAGTAAGCACATGCATTTCAGCACCTGTGTCCACGATAGGACGCTTGGATTCGGATAGCTGCCTCCTGGACGTGTGGATCGCTAATGTTCAGAGTGCACCCAGGAGGGGGTGCGGCCTTTGCTTTAGACATCTGCAGGAGTTAAAGCTGGTTAGTGCTCAAGAATCAGGGAGAGACATAGGGAGTTATATGCAACAATTTAGTTTTAGGTAGATTTCTCACCTTAAAGATCCTCTTCAAGCTCCACTCTGCTTCTGATCCACTCCAGAGTCAGCAAACGTAAAAGGCCTCACACTTTATATGTGATGGTCAGGACGAGCTTTGCAGGTCCTAGAGGACTAAGTCAAACAAATCACCACCCAGAAGTTCCTTTGCCTTCTTTGGATACTAACTATTACTTCTACATGACAAGCCTGTAGACTGAAGATGAGCAGCAAATGTTACTGAGACATTTTCACATCCTTATAAAGGATTATAATCAGATACTCGGGAGAATCCTCGGCACAGTGAATAGTTTTGTTGGTAGTTATTTAAATAGTTGAGGGGGGTGCATTGAAATGTGAGTCATCCCTGGTGAAAACAAGCTCCTGATTGATGGACAACAAAGCCGCTCGGTGGGAGTAGCAAAGAATGAACATTCCGCTGTGCATtcaacacacttttttgttttcagctaTCGAAAATTCCTCGTGGACACGTTTCTGCGGCTTTTATTCCAAGTTGATACAAATTGCTACACTGTATTCAACGACTTTGTCATGTTGCCTTTATTGTTCATAGTCTCCACAGCTGTCATGCCATTTACCATGCCAGAGTCAGATATCACAAAAttaagaagcagcagcagctgtaacgAACACAGTCactcaataaacaaacaaaccgcgaaacacacacacacacatagcagtCACATTCATGGAGTCAAGATAATCATTTACCAAACTACTTTCTCTGCCGCTCTAATATCCATCACGAGGCACTGCAATACATTCCACAAAATACGGCATAGGATTTCAATACAAAACAACCTTTTCCAAAAACCCCATTGTCTGCTCATAAACAGTCCTAGTTTCATTTTACACGGTCACTGATTAACAGAGCGAATATAACGCACAGACATTTCGATTTTTTCTCTTGCCGAAAATGACTGAGCTTAAAAGACAAAGAGCTGCAGAAAAAAGATAGTATTTATCTAGCAATAGCATAAGAATATAGAGAATACTTTTATATAATTACCATAAACCCCTGACAGtcaatacacaaataaataaaaataattatgatttGATGTACAGTGCAGCTATACACCAGCCAGAAGAACACATCACGGTCTGCTTACAATTCCtggatgctttttttaaaacgtTAAGCAGCCgcaaaaatgacacattctgCGCTCAGTGTGCTAATAATCCATAGATGATTCCAGCAAACGACCGAAAAGTGACACTTTTTTGTGCAAATGTCTCACATGCTGCGCCTGCAAGTTGAACTTGCCCTCAGGCAAAGCAACGTTACAGGAAGAATATTTCTACCACACAATAATGAGGATACGTTGCAAAAATGTCCAAGTAGGATTCTTAAACGTGGTTAAAGATAGACTTTCAAAACTAACATTTAGGAGCAACCATTTTCACAAGAAGGGGATTAATCAGAGGTCAAACTGACCTTTTTATTATTAGGAACCACACTATGACATAAAGTAAGAGACAATGAGTTGTGTACTCATGTCAGTAATCCTTTATGATTTATCCATTTTGTAAGACATAATGTCATTTCATTGACATTTGATGATTAACACAATTTGGGTTTAAAttgatattattttttacttaggTAGATGCTGTACCTATAACTGTACATCATACAAGGAGGACGATAACAATTAAGTGTTTAAAATTAATTGAATTTGTCCTTTTGGTGTATGGATTGTCTCAGAGTTtaacatttctaaatgtttttttgtttttttccagtgtgtaGGAGCTGTCCTGTTTCACATATAGTGATTGTTTGGTCTTTTATATAATAAATTGAATGGcactaatataaataaaaatgtgcttatATTTATGCAGCATTGAATGCTAAATATAACCAATTTAAATATGACCCTTTATTTATGATAAATGCCATTTCAAAACTGTAACTTATATAAACCCAAGAAAGCCAGCGCTGAGCTGTTAGCAGTTGAAATTAAGATATAAATACACCCAACAATGTCTTAATCTGCATCACTTCTCAGTGCATTGCAgaggctttttttaaatgctccaTGATGCAAACTATTTAAGGGCACTTAAGATGCACCCTAATATCACCAGAGGTTTCTAAAGTTGTTCAGTTTACGCCTAACCCCACATTATAATCTAATGTTCTGTATGTGCAATCCTAGTATAAAGTGACTGACTCAGCAAACTGACTCAGTGGACCTCATTTTAATAATCTCAAGAGAAGAATGTAAGTATGGAACTGCACCGATAATAAAACGGTTTCCTTGACAATGGGCTGCTGAGTGGGAGTGTTGTTAAAGTGGAAGCCAATGAGGTGATTGTTAGCTTATTCGTGGTGAAGGAACTGCTGCCTGCCAAGCACCAtcacagtgacagcactgcaTGGACTTAGTGGCGTCCTCTTCATTACTTGGAGCAGAGAGCAATGATATACTCATAATGATCATATTTTGTTTGATTAGGGAAGAAATGTTGTGCTAAGTAAGAGTCCCTTTTGTAATAGCCCTTGTGGAGAAAACCTCCAGCACATCTTCACAAGTCAATATTAGATTTATAAACTCCAAATTAATCAAATACCGTTCTCCCTGGAGCTGCTACAATTTTTTGACAATCATTTGAGGTGCTATGGCAGTATAAAATCCCAAGTGGCAAAAAGTACACtgctgcaatttaaaaaaaaaacaggttacGTCAATGGAAAGAATTGTTTAGCTTCCTGGACACATCCCAGATGTAATTAGACATCATAGATGTCTCAATCTGAAAATGAGACTTGGAGAGTTGGCGTGTTGCTATGGAAAAGGCATCATTGTTTCAGCAGTCCTTTTTTGGAGTTGTGCTATGTATTTATTGTGGAAATGccttttaaaaattaaattatttataattCAATTTAACAATGCAATGTTTTTAACATCAAAAGTCTATAACAGCAATTTCTAGCCTTTCAGTGTGGGTTATGTCCCTTGTAATTAATATAGAGCTGACCctaagaaaagaagagaaatatcCAAAATGTATGCAAAATTACAAACCTTGAGGTACTAACTTGAAGACACCATCCTGCCTCGTCGGAACAAGGTCCACACGTTAAAAAAGGCAGTCACTCTCTGAGTAATAAATTCTT
Above is a window of Solea senegalensis isolate Sse05_10M linkage group LG2, IFAPA_SoseM_1, whole genome shotgun sequence DNA encoding:
- the LOC122765281 gene encoding SPEG neighbor protein-like, whose product is MSKAKAAPPPGCTLNISDPHVQEAAIRIQASYRGHRSRKELREKGPPKILQELKDVVLVEGSAAKLECRVSAFPDPFIVWYKDGKELKDGPKYRYVFEDPDFVALVVRDGVLADLGKYTVTIKNPFGQTSGSACILVEVPAKVSKGPNNVKGKRGTTVVLKAEISGEPPPDVAWLKDGDDIEEDDRVFFDVGDTNTILTIKNAKSSDAGKYEVFVENSLGTDQSFARVDVL